Part of the Leclercia sp. AS011 genome is shown below.
CAGAATGCGCGCGCCATGCTCGCGGGCGTCCAGCATGTTGGCGGCGGTCAGGCGAAAAGGATCAACGGTGCCGTCAGGCACTTTTACCGCGCCCGTCAGGGTTGGGTTGACGGCGGGCTCAATGCGGCGCGCGAGGGCCGGGTCGATGGCCTCGGCCTGAATCCCCGCCGCACGGCAGGCGGTAATAAAGGTTGACTGAAAGGCGAGATCGTCTTCGGGAAGCGTAATAAAAAGGCCGTCGGTGGGTTCAATGCAGTGGCGGGCTATACGCCGCAGGATCTGATTTTCGGCGATACATTCGCGCGCGGATTCACCGTCGGTCACGGCGTAGCGGGCACCGCTGTGAAGCAGTCCATGATTGCGGCCGGTAGCGCCTGTCGCGATGTCATGGCGTTCCAGCAGCGTGACGCTTAATCCCCGCAGGGCGCAATCACGTGCGATACCAGCGCCGGTTGCGCCACCGCCAATGATAATCACATCGCTGTAACGAGGATCGTGAATGGTCATTGCTATCCCTCTGTGTTCGTTTTCTATCATTTAGCCACACTAAAACTGTGGTTTGTTTGATTTCGAGCACAAACGAGCGTAATTCGAAAATGAAACGTGATTTCATGCGCTTTTTTGCGCATTCTGTCATATTTCTGTAACAATCTGTGCGTTGATTCACAGTAACAATCACTCTGATTTCTTAACATCCCCGCCTCTGGAATTCAGGTGCGAGCCACCTGCCCATTCAATACAAGGCCACGGAGGCTGTCATGCTCAGTATCTTCAAACCTGCGCCGCATCAGGCGCGTCTGCCAGAGGCAGAAATTGATCCGCTATACCGTCGTCTGCGTTGGCAAATTTTCCTGGGGATCTTCTTCGGGTACGCGGCGTACTACCTCGTTCGTAAAAACTTTGCGCTCGCCATGCCTTATCTGGTGGAGCAGGGCTTTTCCCGTGGCGATCTGGGGTTCGCGCTGTCGGGGATCTCCATCGCCTACGGTTTTTCAAAATTCATTATGGGTTCGGTGTCCGACCGCTCGAATCCGCGCGTATTCCTGCCCGCCGGTCTGATCCTGGCGGCAGCGGTTATGCTGTTCATGGGCTTTGTGCCCTGGGCAACCTCCAGTATTGCCGTCATGTTCGTGCTGCTGTTCCTCTGCGGCTGGTTCCAGGGCATGGGGTGGCCACCGTGTGGACGTACCATGGTGCACTGGTGGTCGCAGAAAGAGCGCGGCGGCATCGTGTCGGTGTGGAACTGTGCCCATAACGTGGGTGGCGGCATTCCGCCTCTGCTGTTCCTGCTGGGGATGGCCTGGTTCAACGACTGGCACGCGGCGCTCTATATGCCTGCCTTTGGCGCCATCGTGGTGGCGATTATTGCCTTCGCCCTGATGCGCGACACGCCGCAGTCCTGCGGTCTGCCGCCGATCGAAGAGTACAAAAACGACTATCCGGATGATTACAGCAAGGAGCATGAAGAAGAGCTGACCGCAAAACAGATCTTCATGAAGTACGTCCTGCCGAACAAGCTGCTGTGGTACATCGCAGTCGCCAACGTGTTCGTTTACCTGCTGCGCTACGGCATCCTCGACTGGTCACCAACCTACCTGAAAGAGGTGAAGCACTTCGCGCTGGATAAATCCTCCTGGGCCTATTTCCTGTATGAATATGCCGGGATCCCGGGCACGCTGCTTTGTGGCTGGATGTCGGACAAAGTGTTTAAAGGCAACCGCGGTGCGACGGGCGTCTTCTTTATGACTCTGGTGACCATCGCCACCGTCGTTTACTGGCTCAACCCGCCGGGCAACCCGTCAGTAGATATGGCCTGTATGATCGTCATCGGCTTCCTGATTTATGGTCCGGTTATGCTGATCGGTCTGCACGCGCTGGAGCTGGCACCGAAGAAAGCGGCAGGCACGGCGGCAGGCTTTACCGGTCTGTTCGGCTACCTGGGTGGGTCGGTCGCGGCGAGCGCCATCGTGGGCTATACCGTTGACTTCTTCGGCTGGGACGGTGGCTTTATGGTGATGATCGGCGGTAGCGTGCTGGCGGTGCTGCTATTGATTGTCGTGATGATCGGCGAGAAACGTCACCACGCGGAAGTGCAGGCGCGTCGTCAATAAGGAACATGGCCATGAAATTATCTTACTTAACCACCGGCCTGTTGCTGGCGGGCCTGATGACCGGGTCCGCGCTGGCGGCAGATAAAATCGTCATCGCCCACCGCGGCGCGAGCGGCTATCTGCCGGAGCACACGCTGCCGGCGAAAGCGATGGCCTATGCGCAGGGCGCGGATTACCTGGAGCAGGACCTGGTGATGACCAGGGACGACCAACTGGTCGTCCTGCATGACCACTATCTCGATCGCGTGACGGACGTGGCGGAGCGCTTCCCGTACCGCGCCCGCAAAGATGGTCGCTTCTACGCCATTGATTTTACCCTGGATGAGATCCGCTCCCTGAAGTTCACCGAAGGCTTCGAGATTGAAAATGGCAAGAAGGTGCAGGTCTATCCGGGACGCTTCCCGATGGGCAAATCTGACTTCCGGATCCACACCTTCCAGGAAGAGATTGAGTTTGTTCAGGGGCTGAACCACTCCACCGGGAAAAACATCGGTATCTACCCGGAGATCAAAGCGCCGTGGTTCCACCACCAGGAAGGGAAAGACATTGCCGCGAAGACGCTCGACGTGCTGAAGCAGTACGGCTACACCAGCAAGCAGGACAAGGTGTATCTGCAGTGCTTTGACGCCGCCGAGCTGAAGCGCATCAAAACCGAGCTGGAGCCGAAGAGGGGGATGGATCTCAATCTGGTGCAGCTGATTGCCTATACCGACTGGAATGAAACCCAGGAGAAGCAGCCGGACGGCAAGTGGGTAAACTACAACTACGACTGGATGTTTAAGCCGGGCGCGATGAAGCAGATTGCGCAGTACGCCGACGGCCTCGGGCCGGATTACCATATGCTGGTGGCGGAAGGCTCCACGCCGGGCCACGTGACGCTGACGGCGATGGTGAAAGAGGCGCATGCGAGCAAGATGCAGGTGCATCCGTACACGGTGCGTGCAGACCAGCTGCCGCCGTACGCCACGGACGTGAATCAGCTTTATGAGATGTTGTATAACCAGGCGGGTGTGGACGGACTGTTTACGGATTTCCCGGATAAAGCGGTGACGTTCTTAAAGGATAAACGCTGACATTACCGGGTGGCGGCTGCGCCTTACCCGGCCTACGAACTGCGGTTTTGTAGGTCGGGTAAGCAAAGCGCCACCCGGCACAATCACATCTCGATTTCTATATCGCCTTTTGCCCGGCAGCAGCAGGGCAAAATTTCCCCTTCATTAATGAAGGCCAGCGGCTCGGTGATCCAGTCGACCTGGCCCATCACCAGACGGCAGCGGCAGGAGCCGCAGTAGCCTTCACGGCACTGGTATTCGACTTCAATCTGGTGGGATTCCAGCGCAATCAGCAGGGAAGGGTGCTCTTCCTGGCACAGAAGCTCTGTGCCAGAAAGACGAAGCGTCACGCGGCTCATCAGAGCTGGAAGTCGCTCAGGTCGTCGGTGTTGACTTCAGAGTCAATCTGACCGACCAGGTAGGAGCTCACTTCCACTTCCTGCGGCGCAACCTGCACGTTATCGGACACCAGCCAGGTGTTGATCCACGGGATCGGGTTGGAGCGGGTCTGGAACGGCAGATCAAGGCCCACCGCCTGCATGCGGATGTTGGTGATGTACTCCACGTACTGGCAGAGAATATCTTTGTTCAGGCCGATCATGGAGCCGCCCTGGAACAGGTACTCTGCCCACTCTTTCTCCTGCTGTGCCGCCTGGACAAACAGGTCATAGCTTGCCTGCTTGCACTCTTCCGCAATCTCGGCCATCTCCGGATCGTCCACGCCGCTGCGCAGCAGGTTCAGCATATGCTGGGTGCCGGTCAGGTGCAGGGCTTCATCGCGGGCGATCAGACGGATGATTTTAGCGTTGCCTTCCATCAGCTCGCGTTCTGCGAAGGCGAAGGAGCAGGCGAAGCTGACGTAGAAGCGGATCGCTTCCAGCGCGTTGACGCTCATCAGGCACAGGTAGAGCTTTTTCTTCAGCTCACGCAGGTTCACGGTGACGGTTTTACCGTTCACGGTGTGGGTGCCTTCGCCCAGCAGATGCCAGTAGCTGGTCATCTCGATCAGATCGTCATAGAAGTGGGCAATACCCTGCGCACGCTTCAGGATCTGATCGTTGGTGACGATATCATCGAACACAATCGCCGGATCGTTGACGATGTTACGGATGATATGGGTGTAGGAGCGGGAGTGGATCGTCTCAGAGAACGCCCAGGTCTCGACCCAGGTTTCCAGCTCCGGGATGGAGATCAGCGGCAGCAGCGCAACGTTCGGGCTACGACCCTGAATGGAGTCCAGCAGCGTCTGATACTTCAGGTTGCTGAGGAAGATGTGCTTTTCATGCTCCGGCAGGGCCTGGAAGTCGATGCGGTCGCGGGAAACATCCACTTCTTCCGGACGCCAGAAGAAGGAGAGTTGCTTTTCAATCAGCTTTTCGAAGATGTCATATTTTTGCTGATCGTAGCGTGCCACGTTGACCGGCTGGCCGAAGAACATCGGCTCTTTGAGCTGGTCGTTTTTCGTCTGTGAAAAGGTGGTGTATGCCATGAGTGTGTCCTGTGAGAGATTTTGTAGATCGGGCAAACAAAATCGTAGGCCGGGTAAGCGTAGCGCCACCCGGCATTTACATTAAATCTTACAAGCGCCGCTTTCGCAGCCGTCATCCTGAATGTACGGGGCCAGATCGTCCTGCGCATCTTCCGCACCGTCACGGGTGTTTTGATAGTACAGGGTCTTCACGCCAAATTTGTACGCGGTAAGCAGGTCTTTCAGCAGCTGCTGCATCGGCACTTTCCCTGACGGGAAGCGTGACGGATCGTAGTTGGTATTCGCAGAGATCGACTGGTCGATAAACTTCTGCATGATGCCCACCAGCTGCAGATAGCCGTCGTTATTTGGCATCTCCCACAGCAGCTCGTAGTTGTTTTTCAGCAGCTCGTAGTCCGGCACCACCTGGCGCAGGATCCCGTCTTTCGACGCTTTGATGCTGACGTGGCCGCGCGGCGGCTCGATGCCGTTGGTGGCGTTGGAGATCTGCGAGGAGGTCTCGGACGGCATCAGGGCAGAGAGCGTGGAGTTACGCAGGCCGTGGGTCTTGATGGATTCACGCAGGGCTTCCCAGTCAAGGTGCAGCGGCTCGTTGGCGATCGCGTCCAGGTCTTTCTTATAGGTGTCGATCGGCAGAATGCCTTTGGCGTAGGTGGTTTCGTTGAACCACGGGCAGGCACCCTGTTCGATAGCCAGATCGTTAGAGGCTTTCAGCAGGTAATACTGAATGGCTTCAAACGTCTGGTGCGTCAGGTTGTTGGCGCTGCCGTCGGAATAACGCTTGCCGTTTTTCGCCAGCCAGTAGGCATAGTTGATCACGCCAATGCCCAGAGTACGACGACCCATTGCACCGCGTTTTGCCGCCGGGATTGGGTAATCCTGATAATCCAGCAGGGCATCCAGAGCACGTACCGCCAGCACCGCCAGCTCTTCCAGCTCGTCGAGGCTGTTAATCGCACCCAGGTTGAACGCGGAGAGCGTACATAGCGCGATTTCGCCGTTTTCGTCGTTCACATCTTCCAGCGGTTTGGTCGGCAGGGCGATCTCCAGGCACAGGTTGGACTGGCGCACCGGGGCAACGACCGGATCGAACGGGCTGTGGGTGTTGCAGTGGTCAACGTTCTGGATGTAGATACGACCAGTAGAGGCGCGCTCCTGCATCATCAGTGAGAACAGCTCAACCGCTTTAACACGCTGCTTACGGATGCTGTCGTCCTGCTCGTACTGAACGTACAGGCGCTCGAACTCATCCTGATCGGCAAAGAAGGCGTCGTACAGGCCCGGGACGTCGGACGGGCTGAACAGGGTGATGTCGCCGCCTTTCAGCAGACGGGTGTACATCAGCTTGTTGATCTGCACGCCGTAGTCCATATGACGCACGCGGTTACCTTCCACGCCACGGTTGTTTTTCAGTACCAGCAGGCTTTCCACTTCCAGATGCCACATCGGGTAGAACAGGGTCGCTGCACCACCGCGCACGCCGCCCTGAGAGCAGGATTTAACTGCTGTCTGGAAGTGTTTGTAGAACGGGATACAGCCGGTGTGGAACGCTTCACCGCCGCGGATTGGGCTACCCAGCGCACGAATGCGACCGGCGTTAATGCCGATACCGGCGCGCTGGGAAACGTATTTCACAATGGCGCTGGAGGTGGCGTTAATGGAGTCCAGGCTGTCGCCGCACTCGATCAGCACGCAGGAGCTGAACTGGCGGGTAGGGGTACGCACGCCGGACATGATTGGCGTCGGCAGAGAGATCTTGAACGTCGAAACCGCATCGTAGAAACGCTTCACGTACTCCAGACGGGTAGCACGCGGGTAGTTCGAGAACAGGCAGGCGGCGACCAGAATGTAGAGGAACTGGGCGCTCTCGTAGATTTCGCCGGTCACACGGTTCTGGACCAGGTATTTACCTTCGAGCTGCTTCACCGCCGCGTAAGAGAAGTTCATGTCGCGCCAGTGATCGATAAAACCGTTCATCTGCTCGAACTCTTCTTCCGTATAGTCTTCCAGCAGATGCATGTCGTATTTGCCCAGTTCGACCATTTTCACCACGTGATCGTACAGCTTAGGCGGCTCAAACTGGCCGTAGGCTTTTTTACGCAGGTGGAAAATCGCCAGACGTGCAGCGAGGTACTGATAATCCGGCGCTTCGCGGGAGATCAGATCCGCCGCGGCTTTGATGATGGTTTCATGGATATCAGACGTTTTGATGCCGTCATAGAACTGAATGTGGGAACGCAGTTCAACCTGGGAAATGGATACGTTGTTCAGTCCTTCTGCTGCCCAGTCGAGAACTCGATGGATTTTGTCCAGATTGATACGCTCGGTAGTACCGTCGCGCTTTGTCACCAGCAGACTCTGATTCATGTGGGTTTTACCTGTCCGTGAAAAAAGAAAATATCCCCCGCTTATCCACAGACCTCTGTGGATAAATACTACATGTAGG
Proteins encoded:
- the nrdA gene encoding class 1a ribonucleoside-diphosphate reductase subunit alpha; amino-acid sequence: MNQSLLVTKRDGTTERINLDKIHRVLDWAAEGLNNVSISQVELRSHIQFYDGIKTSDIHETIIKAAADLISREAPDYQYLAARLAIFHLRKKAYGQFEPPKLYDHVVKMVELGKYDMHLLEDYTEEEFEQMNGFIDHWRDMNFSYAAVKQLEGKYLVQNRVTGEIYESAQFLYILVAACLFSNYPRATRLEYVKRFYDAVSTFKISLPTPIMSGVRTPTRQFSSCVLIECGDSLDSINATSSAIVKYVSQRAGIGINAGRIRALGSPIRGGEAFHTGCIPFYKHFQTAVKSCSQGGVRGGAATLFYPMWHLEVESLLVLKNNRGVEGNRVRHMDYGVQINKLMYTRLLKGGDITLFSPSDVPGLYDAFFADQDEFERLYVQYEQDDSIRKQRVKAVELFSLMMQERASTGRIYIQNVDHCNTHSPFDPVVAPVRQSNLCLEIALPTKPLEDVNDENGEIALCTLSAFNLGAINSLDELEELAVLAVRALDALLDYQDYPIPAAKRGAMGRRTLGIGVINYAYWLAKNGKRYSDGSANNLTHQTFEAIQYYLLKASNDLAIEQGACPWFNETTYAKGILPIDTYKKDLDAIANEPLHLDWEALRESIKTHGLRNSTLSALMPSETSSQISNATNGIEPPRGHVSIKASKDGILRQVVPDYELLKNNYELLWEMPNNDGYLQLVGIMQKFIDQSISANTNYDPSRFPSGKVPMQQLLKDLLTAYKFGVKTLYYQNTRDGAEDAQDDLAPYIQDDGCESGACKI
- the yfaE gene encoding class I ribonucleotide reductase maintenance protein YfaE codes for the protein MSRVTLRLSGTELLCQEEHPSLLIALESHQIEVEYQCREGYCGSCRCRLVMGQVDWITEPLAFINEGEILPCCCRAKGDIEIEM
- the glpQ gene encoding glycerophosphodiester phosphodiesterase encodes the protein MKLSYLTTGLLLAGLMTGSALAADKIVIAHRGASGYLPEHTLPAKAMAYAQGADYLEQDLVMTRDDQLVVLHDHYLDRVTDVAERFPYRARKDGRFYAIDFTLDEIRSLKFTEGFEIENGKKVQVYPGRFPMGKSDFRIHTFQEEIEFVQGLNHSTGKNIGIYPEIKAPWFHHQEGKDIAAKTLDVLKQYGYTSKQDKVYLQCFDAAELKRIKTELEPKRGMDLNLVQLIAYTDWNETQEKQPDGKWVNYNYDWMFKPGAMKQIAQYADGLGPDYHMLVAEGSTPGHVTLTAMVKEAHASKMQVHPYTVRADQLPPYATDVNQLYEMLYNQAGVDGLFTDFPDKAVTFLKDKR
- the glpT gene encoding glycerol-3-phosphate transporter, with the protein product MLSIFKPAPHQARLPEAEIDPLYRRLRWQIFLGIFFGYAAYYLVRKNFALAMPYLVEQGFSRGDLGFALSGISIAYGFSKFIMGSVSDRSNPRVFLPAGLILAAAVMLFMGFVPWATSSIAVMFVLLFLCGWFQGMGWPPCGRTMVHWWSQKERGGIVSVWNCAHNVGGGIPPLLFLLGMAWFNDWHAALYMPAFGAIVVAIIAFALMRDTPQSCGLPPIEEYKNDYPDDYSKEHEEELTAKQIFMKYVLPNKLLWYIAVANVFVYLLRYGILDWSPTYLKEVKHFALDKSSWAYFLYEYAGIPGTLLCGWMSDKVFKGNRGATGVFFMTLVTIATVVYWLNPPGNPSVDMACMIVIGFLIYGPVMLIGLHALELAPKKAAGTAAGFTGLFGYLGGSVAASAIVGYTVDFFGWDGGFMVMIGGSVLAVLLLIVVMIGEKRHHAEVQARRQ
- the nrdB gene encoding class Ia ribonucleoside-diphosphate reductase subunit beta; this encodes MAYTTFSQTKNDQLKEPMFFGQPVNVARYDQQKYDIFEKLIEKQLSFFWRPEEVDVSRDRIDFQALPEHEKHIFLSNLKYQTLLDSIQGRSPNVALLPLISIPELETWVETWAFSETIHSRSYTHIIRNIVNDPAIVFDDIVTNDQILKRAQGIAHFYDDLIEMTSYWHLLGEGTHTVNGKTVTVNLRELKKKLYLCLMSVNALEAIRFYVSFACSFAFAERELMEGNAKIIRLIARDEALHLTGTQHMLNLLRSGVDDPEMAEIAEECKQASYDLFVQAAQQEKEWAEYLFQGGSMIGLNKDILCQYVEYITNIRMQAVGLDLPFQTRSNPIPWINTWLVSDNVQVAPQEVEVSSYLVGQIDSEVNTDDLSDFQL